Proteins encoded within one genomic window of Mycolicibacterium aubagnense:
- a CDS encoding MCE family protein, which produces MEARKGDRKISNSWWALILITAVVLFMVVTTVIFTGAAKSYVPVTVMADRAGLVLETNAKVKMRGVLVGRVSRIDVNNSGATLQLKLDPDQVKYIPANIGAQVSVTTAFGAKFVDLVYPQTPSSARVAAGTVLHSAHTTTEIDTVFENIVNLLDMVDPAKLNSVLSAVAEGVRGQGERMGQATTDLNQVLTALNSRSDTIRDDWRSFKAFSDTYGAAADNIVKILNAASTTSSTVTGKAKALDSLLMNVIGFSEAGTDLLGPNGDNLVDAINGLEPTTSLLLKYSPGYTCWLEGTKKFLDTGAWGVFGGADGRSLILDATLLPGKNPYVFPDNLPIVAAKGGPGGQPGCGSLPDVAKNFPVRQLITNTGWGTGLDIRPNPGIGSPCWGQWFQSTRAVPQAPSIRQCLPGPAPGPIPYPGAPPYGAALYGPGGVPLWPGVPPAPPNPADAQPQSAPAPVEAPPLPAEAPAAPALPAEAGGN; this is translated from the coding sequence GTGGAAGCGCGCAAGGGCGATCGGAAGATCTCGAACTCATGGTGGGCACTGATCCTGATAACTGCCGTCGTGCTGTTCATGGTGGTGACCACGGTCATCTTCACCGGTGCGGCCAAATCCTATGTACCCGTGACGGTTATGGCCGACCGCGCGGGCCTGGTGCTGGAGACCAATGCCAAGGTGAAGATGCGCGGCGTGCTGGTGGGCCGAGTCAGCCGGATCGACGTGAACAACTCCGGAGCGACCCTGCAACTCAAGCTCGATCCGGACCAGGTCAAGTACATCCCCGCCAATATCGGTGCGCAGGTCAGTGTCACGACGGCGTTCGGCGCCAAGTTCGTCGACCTGGTGTATCCGCAGACGCCCAGTAGCGCCCGCGTGGCCGCCGGTACGGTGCTGCATTCGGCACACACCACGACCGAGATCGATACGGTCTTCGAGAACATCGTCAACCTGCTGGACATGGTGGATCCCGCCAAGCTGAACTCGGTGCTCAGTGCCGTCGCCGAAGGGGTCCGCGGCCAGGGCGAGCGCATGGGCCAGGCCACAACGGATCTCAATCAGGTGCTGACGGCGCTGAACTCGCGCTCGGACACGATTCGTGACGACTGGCGGTCGTTCAAGGCCTTCAGCGACACCTATGGTGCGGCCGCCGACAACATCGTGAAGATTCTCAACGCCGCCAGCACCACGAGCAGCACCGTCACGGGCAAGGCGAAGGCGCTCGACAGTCTGCTGATGAACGTCATCGGATTCTCCGAGGCGGGAACCGATCTGCTGGGGCCGAACGGGGACAACCTCGTCGACGCGATCAACGGGCTGGAACCCACGACGAGTCTGTTGCTGAAGTACAGCCCCGGATACACGTGCTGGTTGGAAGGCACCAAGAAGTTCCTCGACACCGGCGCCTGGGGTGTGTTCGGCGGGGCCGACGGCCGCTCGCTGATCCTCGACGCGACGCTGCTGCCGGGAAAGAACCCGTACGTGTTCCCCGACAACCTGCCGATCGTCGCGGCAAAGGGCGGGCCGGGCGGCCAGCCAGGCTGTGGTTCGCTGCCGGATGTCGCCAAGAATTTCCCTGTGCGGCAACTGATCACGAACACCGGATGGGGGACCGGGCTGGATATTCGGCCGAACCCGGGCATCGGCAGCCCCTGCTGGGGACAGTGGTTCCAGAGCACGCGCGCGGTGCCACAAGCGCCCAGCATCCGGCAGTGCCTGCCCGGCCCGGCGCCTGGCCCGATCCCGTACCCCGGGGCGCCGCCGTATGGCGCAGCGCTGTACGGACCCGGCGGGGTGCCGCTGTGGCCGGGTGTGCCGCCCGCGCCGCCGAATCCCGCTGACGCACAACCGCAATCGGCGCCGGCGCCCGTAGAGGCCCCGCCGCTGCCGGCTGAAGCCCCCGCGGCGCCCGCGTTGCCGGCAGAAGCCGGCGGGAACTGA